The DNA region CCATACTTCTGAACCACTAATGTCATAGCCGCTTCACCAACCCAATATATGAGCCTGCTAAACCCCAGGTATCATTAACCAGTATTCATTAAACCTCAAGATCAGCCTCTCGACCGTTAAACCTTTGATATGAGAAGAGCAGGACGTAAGCCGGGTTCTGTTCTCCCAATTGCGGGGCAATCAGGGGACGGTTATCTATCTGGATCATCTGTTGCCAGATGCCTCAAGCGGACTCGTAAAGATGCAGGACATCCTTACCGGAGCGGGAAAAAGACCAACCGTTGCTCCTGCTGCCTTGCTTCCAACCGGGGTTTACCGAGCCAGCACCTCTCGATGCTGCTGGTGCGCTCTTACCGCACCTTTGCACCCTTACCAGAGGAATTCATAATTATGAATTCCCCAGGCGGTATGTTTCTGTGGCACTATCCTCACGATCGCTCGCACTGGGCGTTACCCAGCAGGTTTGGTCTTTCGGAAGCCCGGACTTTCCTCGGACTGTTGGCACAATCCGCAACCGTCTCGCCTACTCTTCTCAATTTCAGTTTAATCGGGAATGGGGATTATGGAGTTGGGGATTGGGGATCAGGGATCGGGGGGTGGAGAGAAGCAGGCACAGAACAACCTTGCAGTTCGGAGTTCACTCAAAACTTAAAACTCAAAACTCAAAACTTTTAACTCTCAACTTTCAACTTCCTTACTTTGGATTCCACGGCAAGCCAGCTTTCCAGGGTAGTTTTTTCAGTTCCAGGCGGCAGCGAATTTGGGTACGATCGCCATCTATAAGGGACGTTGGGCCGATGAAACGCAGGGCCAGATCTAAAAAAATCTCCAGGGGATCCACTTGTTTATCAAACCGGGTGTAGCGTTTTTTTTCTGGATCTTTGCCTTTTGTAAGAGCTACAAAGTCCAGTAACGCTTTATTAACTTCTATCTTCAAGGCCACAGGAGAATCTTTCGACTCGTTGCGTTTCAGGACATCCTCAGCGGTGATGATTTCTTTTAAGGTGGTTTTTGGAGCAATGCTGCTAAAGGGTTGAACTTGAAACAGATCCAGGGTGCTGCCGGGTACGAGGCGAGTCACTCGGCGCGATCGTCCCATTAAATCCGTTAATGCACAATAATCCCAATCAACATAAATAGAGTGAGTGCTGGATTTATTCTCAATATTGATATCAAATTGTTTGAATTTATCATTGTCATCTTTCTCTTTTTTATTCATTTCATATCGTTTCTCAAACTTACAACTGATACCAATCACATCTTGCAGCTTCTGAGCTTCTAGTTGTGCTTTGAGATGGTCTTCATCTAACTTGACGGTATATTCATCATTAAAGCTATCAGCTATTTTAAATAGGGCAACGCCAATCAGAACCAGATAAGTCGTTAATAAAATCGCATCGGGGAGTTCTAACGGAATCCATTTAGTCTGTTTCTCCTCCTCGCAACAGACCAAATAAATCATCCATAGAGTAGGGTCAAGCAACATCACCGGCGACCTAGTGGAAATACAATTCTTTTCGCAGAGGCAGCAGGACTACCCTGAAGGCTGGAAAAGTCTTCAAACCAACCTTTTTGGCGGAAGAAACCAATCAGGGCAGTGGCAATGCCAAACATCGCCGCAAGACACACGGGATATCCCCAGTACCAGTTCAGTTCTGGCATATTGAAGGGCGATTTCTCCGGGTTGAAGTTCATGCCATAGACTCCGGCGATAAAGGTGAGGGGAATAAAGATAGAGGACATGACGGTTAGAAATTTCATGACTTCATTCATTTTATTACTAACGGAGGATAAATACACATCCATCAAACTGGAAGCCAGCTCGCGGTAGGTTTCCACCATGTCCAGAACTTGCACGGTGTGATCATAACAATCTCGCAGGTAGATCCTGACTTCATCACTAATCAGATGACTGCCATCTCGAATCAGCGAGTTGATGGCATCCCGCTGAGGCCAGATGGCTCGTCGCAGGGTTAGCAGTTCCCGTTTCAGATCATGGATTTTCTGCAAGGTCTGGCGGGTTGGGCTGCCAACTACTTCGTCTTCCAGTTCTTCCAGTTGCTCCCCGTAGACCTCCAATACGGGAAAGAAACCATCAATGATGGAGTCGATCAGAGCATAGGCGAGATAGTCGGGGCCATTTTTCCGAATTGCTCCTTTACTGGTACGGATCCGATCGCGGATCGGGCCAAAACAGTCATATCGGGGTTCTTCTTGCACGCTGAGCAAGTAATGTTTACCCAGGATAAAACTCACCTGCTCGCTTTCAAAACTTTTGTCATCATCCCGCAGTGTCACCATTCGGGCAATGATCAACAACTGATCTTCGTGTTCTTCCACTTTGGGCCGCTGAGGCACATTCACCACATCTTCCAGCACCAGGGGATGTAAGGAGAAGACATCACCCAGGCGTTGCAATATCTCTTCGCTCCCCAAGCCTTTCACATCCACCCAGGAGACAGATGTACTGTCTAGATAGGGAGCGATTTCTTCGGGAGTTTCTAATTCCCGGCGGGTCGCGTGAGTTTCGTTGTAATCGATCAGCACAATGACGGGAGGAGGGGCCTCAGGATCAATGTCGAGGGTGCCAGGAACATCCCCTGGATTGTCATAAAAATAATCCACGTAGGATTCATCCTCATCCAGTTCGCTGTTGACCACTGGCAAGCCAAAGGAGCGCGGGCGATTGTCCACCATACGGTTTCACCTCAAAGTTGTCAGGTTTGAATTAGTTCTGTGGTTGTGATCTGTCCTGTGATCGCAGTAAGACTTTGCCATTGTCAGCCGCCACAAATTCAACTTTCAAAGGGCCAGACGTAAAGGTCTTTTCTGCCGCCACAGCGCGGAGTTCAATCATCTGATTGTACTCTCGAATTTTCTCGATAAAAGCGATCAGATTCTGCACCCGGCCAATCTGTACCGTATCGGCCACAATCCCCAACCGTTGTGCCCGAAATCCCGCCGCGGCCAGTAAAAGATTAATCCGTTGCTGAATTTGGGCATCGCTCATCGTAGCAGGATTCAGGGAGGTAGCAGCCACTACATCCCCAGGCTGGAACACAACCTGGTTAGGAATCGCTTCTGCAAACACTTGAATTGGAGCTTCCCCAATCAAGTAGTTGGCTGCCGCAGAAATCCGCACCAGATAATCCTGACCATTATCAATCTGCCTTACCAGTTGCTCGACTTCGGCTTTGGTAATTTGAATGATTTGTTGCTGTTCCTGCGTGCCTGGTCGCGCCAGTTGGATGGCATTACGGTTCGCTTCCCGTAAGAGTTGATCAACTGCCACTTGAGACATGGCTGGATCTACAATCCGCACGACGGCTGAAGCCAGTACCTGTCCCCGCTGAACGGCCACATTGCCCCGCCGCAGTCCTTCTGCTTCCCGTTCCAAGCGGGCAATTTCCTGTACCAGATAATCCTGCTGGGCTTCCAGGCTCTTCAGCCGTTCCTCTCGCTCCCGAATCACGGCATTTTTGGCTTTAATTTCTTCCTCCCCTTCCGCAATCACCCGCAGGCGTTCGGCCTTCAGTTGCTCAATATCCGAGCGAAACCGCAGCACCTGATCGGAGACAGTCGCCAGTTGTCGCTGGTTGCGCTCGAGTTCAGCCTGGGTTTGCAGACGGCTGGAGGTGGCCTTGTTACGTTCCGCGATCGCCCCCTGCAGGGATTGGTTCGTTTCCTGGAGTTGCTGCTCAGCCGTCTGTCGCTGAGACCGTGCCTTACTCAGTTCCGTTTCAATCTGCCGCTTCTGGTTGTTGACTGCATCCAATTGCTCTCTGGCCGTATCCAGATCACCTCGTGTTTTTCTCAGTCGCCGTTGAATCGATTCCAGTTCAAAGATGCCCGTTCTCAAGGGGCCACTGAAGCCCAGCAGAATTCCCAGTGTAGAAGCAGCGACGACCGTTCCTGTCAGGATCGTTATCAGTGTTGCCGTTCTCCGAGGGCGCATATTAAACAAACTGAGGCGAGCTTTGCCCACCCTGGTGCCAATGCGATCACCGATCGTGGCAATCACTCCACCTAGAACTAAAATCGCCAGAATTAGAATTAGCCCGCTGGACATTTACGCTCCCAACACCTGCTGCACCTGACAAAACATCCAGTCTGGGGCAGTGTATCTACAGCCTACCCTACTGTGAATTCAGTTGGTTTGAACATGAAACGGGGAGCGAAGATCAAGAACTAAAACCTTGTCCCAGGCTAGAACCGGAGTTTCTCTGAGCGGAAAACGACTGTTCTCTAGCTAGACCTGGTTTAAGTAAACTGCTGGCTTAAGGTTACTGGATTATGGACTGTGATTTTCTTTTTATGGATGGAGATCATATTGTCCTGACGGAGATCACCCAGAAGGCGAGTAACGGTAACGCGGGTAGAGCCGATCGCTTCTGCGATCGCCTGGTGAGATAACTTAAGGTCGATCGTGATGCCTTCCTTACTGGGAACCCCAAAATCGCGGCACAGGATCAGCAAAAAGCTGACCAGGCGAGATCCCATATCCCGGTGAGCCAGCGTTTCGATCATCATCTCGGTTTGTAAAATCCGGGACGACAACCCCTGCAACAGCAACATGGAAAGCTCCGGATTGTCTTTCAGCGATTTTTCCACCTGCTCAATGGGAACGGACAGCAACTCGACGGGGGTAAACGCTACAGCGTGATAAAAGCGATCCGATCGATGCCCTGTAATCAGGGACAACACCCCAAACACACTGTTTTCACGGAGCAAGGCTACAGTAATCTCTTCCCCAGCCTCATAAACCCGTGACAGTTTCACCGCTCCCTTCTGGAGGAAATAAACCCGTTCCGCTGGATCGCCCGGAAAAAAGATTGTCTTTCCACGCTCAAAGGCTTCGACGACTGGCGGAAAAGCTCCACCTCCCATCTGACGGAATACCGATGCCAATGGTCTATCTTGCGTCACAACCATGATCCCCTACTCGGAGCGTCCTATTGCTCACAACTGTTGACTCGTTTAATAAAACTCTGTAGTTTAGAATACTTAAACTTACTCCAGAACCGTTTTTTGTACTCCTTGTTACAGATTTGAGCGTTTTGGCTCTTTTTCAAACGGCTAAAGCCTTTAATATTCAAGGCTGAGGCGGATCAAACGCAATGTGAGCCGTAACCAGAGTAAAGCATTTGCCATCAAGGTCAGGCTGTTTGCGATCGCGCTGCCACCGGTTCAGGAGTAGCCCTACTGCCTGAGAGAAGCTGAGTGCCTCAAGGTTAACAGTATATTAACCGAAAACGATTGGTTTGACCGTTGTGTCCCATCTTTGAGTATTCTCTTAATGGCTCCTAACTTAACACTAGGTATCTATGCTGGACTTGACAGGAAAAAATGCCCTCGTAACGGGGATCGCTAACAACCGCTCGATCGCTTGGGGGATCGCCCAGCAATTGCATAAGGCCGGAGCGAACATTGGGATTACCTACTTACCAGATGAAGAACGGCGGGTGAACAAAATTGCCGAACTGGTAGAACCCGTCCAACCCAGTCTATTCCTGCCTTGCAACGTGCAGGATGATGCTCAAATTCAAGACACCTTCGACACAATTCAGGACAAATGGGGCCGACTGGACATTTTGATCCATTGCCTCGCCTTTGCCAATAAAGAAGATTTAACAGGTAGTTTTTCAGACACCTCGCGCCAGGGATTTGCCACCGCGCTGGATGTCAGTACCTATTCCCTGGTGAAACTCTGCGGAGTCGCTAAGCCTTTAATGACGGAAGGTGGTAGCGTTGTCACCCTCACCTACTTGGGCGGTGTGCGTGTGATCCCCAACTACAACCTGATGGGTATTGCCAAAGCTGGACTGGAAATGAGTGTGCGTTATCTGGCGGCTGACCTTGGCCCCCAAAATATCCGGGTGAACGGTATCTCCGCTGGCCCCATTCGGACTCTCGCCTCTTCTGCCGTCGGTGGCATTCTCGATATGATTCGTCGCGTGGAAGAAGTGGCTCCCCTGCGCCGTACCGTCACTCAAACTGAAGTGGGCAATACCGCCGCCTTCCTCTGCAGCGATCTCTCCAGCGGCATCACTGGCCAGATTATTTACGTCGATGCTGGATACGAAATTTTAGGTATGGCCTGAGTGCTATAGAAACTGGGTTTCTGGTAGTCGAGCTTGAAAACTTCGCCTTCTAGGTCATCACAACAGATGAGACGCTAACCCGATCGCTCCTCCGGCCAGCACTAGCCAGACGGAGCTAATTTTGAAACGAAATACGGCGATCGCACTCAAAATAGCCACAACCAGAGTTAATCCATCCACTAAGGCGGCTCGTCCCAGGGTATAGGTAACTCCGGCCATCAGTCCTAAAGAAGCTGCATTCAGGCCATCCAGAAAGCCGCTGGCCCAGGAAGATTGACGCAACCTGGGTACCCAGGGATTGACCACGCCCACCAGCACAAACGCCGGCAGAAAAATGCCGATCGTTCCGGCGATCGCTCCCCCATTTCCAGCCAGCAAATAGCCAATAAAGGTCGCCGTGGTGAAGACAGGCCCAGGAGTCATCTGGCCGATCGCCACGGCATCCAACAGTTGTTGAGAGGTGAGCCACTGGTTGCGTTCCACCAGTTCCTGTTGCAAAAAGGCCAGCAACACATAGCCACTGCCATAAAGCACACTCCCGATTTTGAGAAAGAACAGGAACACGCTCACCCAACTCACAACTGTCCCAGTAGCTGCCGTACTTCCTGCTTGAGCCAGCATCCCGGAAACCGGCCATAGGATAGAGTGAAGGCTGGAGTGGCGGATCTGCCAATTTTTGACCAGCATGACAGCAAGCCCCAGCAACATCAAAGCCAGAATTTCATTTGTTCGAATGAAATAGGCGGCGATCGCGGCCACACCTGCCAGCAGCGTAGGCCCATCCTTGATCGCTTTCTTGCCCAAACTCCACA from Leptodesmis sichuanensis A121 includes:
- the ntcA gene encoding global nitrogen regulator NtcA is translated as MVVTQDRPLASVFRQMGGGAFPPVVEAFERGKTIFFPGDPAERVYFLQKGAVKLSRVYEAGEEITVALLRENSVFGVLSLITGHRSDRFYHAVAFTPVELLSVPIEQVEKSLKDNPELSMLLLQGLSSRILQTEMMIETLAHRDMGSRLVSFLLILCRDFGVPSKEGITIDLKLSHQAIAEAIGSTRVTVTRLLGDLRQDNMISIHKKKITVHNPVTLSQQFT
- the fabI gene encoding enoyl-ACP reductase FabI; protein product: MLDLTGKNALVTGIANNRSIAWGIAQQLHKAGANIGITYLPDEERRVNKIAELVEPVQPSLFLPCNVQDDAQIQDTFDTIQDKWGRLDILIHCLAFANKEDLTGSFSDTSRQGFATALDVSTYSLVKLCGVAKPLMTEGGSVVTLTYLGGVRVIPNYNLMGIAKAGLEMSVRYLAADLGPQNIRVNGISAGPIRTLASSAVGGILDMIRRVEEVAPLRRTVTQTEVGNTAAFLCSDLSSGITGQIIYVDAGYEILGMA
- a CDS encoding chromate transporter is translated as MSEDIRTPQEGSEPIAYSTLSHREQRQRLIELATLFLRLGTIAFGGPPAHIAMIHQEVVDRRRWMSQEKLLDLLGITQLIPGPNSTELAIHIGYERGGWRGLVIAGSCFILPAMLLVWGLAGLYQQYQSLPQVGWLLYGIKPVIIVIVVQAVWSLGKKAIKDGPTLLAGVAAIAAYFIRTNEILALMLLGLAVMLVKNWQIRHSSLHSILWPVSGMLAQAGSTAATGTVVSWVSVFLFFLKIGSVLYGSGYVLLAFLQQELVERNQWLTSQQLLDAVAIGQMTPGPVFTTATFIGYLLAGNGGAIAGTIGIFLPAFVLVGVVNPWVPRLRQSSWASGFLDGLNAASLGLMAGVTYTLGRAALVDGLTLVVAILSAIAVFRFKISSVWLVLAGGAIGLASHLL
- the corA gene encoding magnesium/cobalt transporter CorA produces the protein MVDNRPRSFGLPVVNSELDEDESYVDYFYDNPGDVPGTLDIDPEAPPPVIVLIDYNETHATRRELETPEEIAPYLDSTSVSWVDVKGLGSEEILQRLGDVFSLHPLVLEDVVNVPQRPKVEEHEDQLLIIARMVTLRDDDKSFESEQVSFILGKHYLLSVQEEPRYDCFGPIRDRIRTSKGAIRKNGPDYLAYALIDSIIDGFFPVLEVYGEQLEELEDEVVGSPTRQTLQKIHDLKRELLTLRRAIWPQRDAINSLIRDGSHLISDEVRIYLRDCYDHTVQVLDMVETYRELASSLMDVYLSSVSNKMNEVMKFLTVMSSIFIPLTFIAGVYGMNFNPEKSPFNMPELNWYWGYPVCLAAMFGIATALIGFFRQKGWFEDFSSLQGSPAASAKRIVFPLGRR
- a CDS encoding DUF3084 domain-containing protein produces the protein MSSGLILILAILVLGGVIATIGDRIGTRVGKARLSLFNMRPRRTATLITILTGTVVAASTLGILLGFSGPLRTGIFELESIQRRLRKTRGDLDTAREQLDAVNNQKRQIETELSKARSQRQTAEQQLQETNQSLQGAIAERNKATSSRLQTQAELERNQRQLATVSDQVLRFRSDIEQLKAERLRVIAEGEEEIKAKNAVIREREERLKSLEAQQDYLVQEIARLEREAEGLRRGNVAVQRGQVLASAVVRIVDPAMSQVAVDQLLREANRNAIQLARPGTQEQQQIIQITKAEVEQLVRQIDNGQDYLVRISAAANYLIGEAPIQVFAEAIPNQVVFQPGDVVAATSLNPATMSDAQIQQRINLLLAAAGFRAQRLGIVADTVQIGRVQNLIAFIEKIREYNQMIELRAVAAEKTFTSGPLKVEFVAADNGKVLLRSQDRSQPQN